From a region of the Bradyrhizobium sp. KBS0727 genome:
- a CDS encoding carboxymuconolactone decarboxylase family protein yields MARLPYLEADQVAPEYRDMLKRNTNLHKLLVNSPDMARAFNGIGGYIRFKSKLDPRLRELAILQVGWMEKSEYEFTHHVKIGKEFGVTDDDIKAMMAETEGKPSKLEPLAKAVLRGAREMARELAMSDATFAEIKKELSDEHMTDLVLTIAFYCAVVRVLATMKMDNEPYYKEVLQQYPIPGVN; encoded by the coding sequence ATGGCCCGCCTGCCCTATCTCGAAGCCGACCAGGTCGCCCCCGAATATCGCGATATGCTCAAGCGCAATACCAATCTGCACAAGCTGTTGGTCAATTCGCCCGACATGGCGCGGGCCTTCAACGGCATCGGCGGCTACATCCGCTTCAAGAGCAAGCTCGACCCGCGCCTGCGTGAACTTGCCATCCTCCAGGTCGGCTGGATGGAAAAGTCCGAATATGAGTTCACCCATCACGTGAAGATCGGCAAGGAATTCGGCGTCACCGACGACGATATCAAGGCCATGATGGCCGAGACCGAGGGCAAGCCCTCAAAGCTCGAACCCCTGGCAAAGGCCGTTTTGCGCGGCGCCCGCGAGATGGCGCGCGAACTCGCGATGTCGGATGCGACCTTTGCCGAGATCAAGAAGGAACTGTCGGACGAGCACATGACCGATCTCGTGCTCACCATCGCGTTCTATTGCGCCGTCGTCCGCGTGCTCGCGACGATGAAGATGGACAACGAACCCTATTACAAAGAGGTACTGCAACAGTACCCGATCCCGGGAGTGAACTGA
- a CDS encoding SDR family NAD(P)-dependent oxidoreductase, with protein MRLKDRVAIVVGAGQSPGEGIGNGRATALTFAREGAKVLCVDHNLASAQETVDLIAAKGGTAAAFQADVTKNADLKAMVADAHGRWGRIDVLHNNVGVGLSGGDAELLDITEEAFDRCVAINLKSCILAAKHVIPIMRQQKSGAIINISSMAAITTYPYVAYKATKSAMIAFTEQLAYQNAQYGIRANVILPGLMNTPMAVDTRAREFKKSRAEVEAERDSKVPLRQKMGTGWDVANAALFLASDEASFITGVTLPVDGGASVRRG; from the coding sequence ATGCGTCTGAAAGATCGTGTCGCCATCGTCGTCGGCGCCGGCCAAAGCCCCGGTGAGGGCATCGGCAACGGTCGCGCCACCGCGCTGACCTTCGCGCGCGAAGGCGCCAAAGTGCTGTGCGTCGATCACAACCTCGCCTCCGCCCAGGAGACGGTGGATCTCATCGCCGCCAAAGGCGGCACCGCAGCGGCGTTCCAGGCCGACGTCACCAAAAATGCCGACCTCAAGGCCATGGTGGCCGATGCCCATGGCCGCTGGGGTCGCATCGACGTGCTGCATAATAATGTCGGCGTCGGCCTGTCCGGCGGCGACGCCGAACTGCTGGATATCACCGAGGAGGCGTTCGACCGCTGCGTGGCGATCAACCTGAAAAGCTGTATCCTCGCCGCCAAGCACGTGATCCCGATCATGCGCCAGCAGAAGAGCGGCGCCATCATCAACATCTCGTCGATGGCCGCCATCACGACCTATCCCTACGTCGCCTACAAGGCGACAAAGTCGGCGATGATCGCCTTCACCGAGCAGCTCGCCTATCAGAATGCGCAATACGGCATTCGCGCCAACGTCATTCTGCCCGGCCTGATGAATACGCCGATGGCGGTCGATACCCGCGCCCGCGAATTCAAGAAGAGCCGCGCCGAAGTCGAGGCCGAACGCGACAGCAAGGTGCCGCTGCGCCAGAAAATGGGCACCGGCTGGGACGTCGCCAACGCCGCGCTGTTTCTGGCGTCCGACGAAGCCAGCTTCATTACGGGCGTGACGCTGCCTGTTGACGGCGGCGCGAGCGTGCGGCGGGGATAG